The region CATCAAGGTTGTACATGATGGTTTTTTTAAGCTATCACCACTATATAGCTCCTTATGTCCACAAAAGAAAGTGGGTTTTGTGTTATCACCATATACAAATTTCCATGAGGAGCCAGAATCCTATTTTTACGTGaaacctctgtctctctttttctttttttgctttagttttggcagtacctcagggccttgagcttgccatGAAGTCTACCATCTGAACCATTCCTCCAGCTAAATCTCTAGTTTACTTTAATACTGGCACCAATgtaattatgtaaaaaaaaaaaaaatcattcatgacAAACAAATACTCCTGTAGGCTTTATCTGGCCATTTGACTTTACTTTCCTCTTTTATAACCAACATATACTGGAAGTTATAATCTAAAACTTTTTTGAGGAGGGAGAAATATAATCTAAATCTTTAAAAGGAACAGAAAACCAAACCTCCCTGAAGTAATTTCACATCTATAAATGACTTCTTAAAGTTACTTTTAGTTCTAATCTTTGAATCTATTAAAATACAACTATGAGGACATAAGACtagtaacatctttttttttttttggggggggggtctagtcctgggcctaggactcagggcctgagcactgtccctggcttctttttgctcaaggcgagcactctgccacttgagccacagtgccacttctggccgttttctgtatatgtggtgctggggaatcaaacctagggcttcatgtatatgaggcaagcacacttggcccagaactggccaaaaaaaaaaaaagaaagaaacacttgaAAATTATCAACACAACTTACAAATTTTCCTACAGATATAGACACAACCTTGAAATACATATgtgagaaaagaataaaggaaaagtgtggaaagaagaatgtatataactgggtgccagtggctcatgcctgtaatcctagctattcaagaggctgagatctgaagattgtgggttGAAGGTGTTCTgaaaggaaaattcatgagaatcttatcttcaattaaaacaccaaagaagctggaaatacactgtggctcaagtggtagagtcttgaggacaaaagctcagggatagcacccaggccctgagttcaagccccaggaccagcacaaaaacaaacaaacaaaaaaacaaaacaaagaagatatacaaaCTTAACCAATCATGgtagtatgttttttaaaaaaacaaaaacaaaacaacaagagagGCAccaatggcacatgcctgtaatcctagatactgagaaggctgagatctgaggatcatggttcaaagccagccagggctggaaaatctgtgagactcttaatcaccaaaatgatggaggtagagctgtggctcaagtggtaaagcacttgccttgatttttaaaaagctcagggacagtacccaggccctgaattcaaggtccaggaccagcactaaacaaacaaaaacacaacaaatgttAACAAACCTCAATACTAAGgatttcaaacttttcttttttagtcttgttgctttctctcttttcaaTTTTCAacctctttgtttctgttttcactttctggatctttttccttttggtggatTCTTCAGTAGAAatctaaaaggggaaaaaaataaccatgaagattcaaagaaatgagaaacagTAATTTTAGCCTTTCCCTTTGTTATTCTCTCCTACCTCACTCCACTTCCAATTGTTCTTTGAATTTCTACTATGATCCCTGTTCTCTCATTCAGCCACCAATGTGCCCTTTGCCCAAAATCTGCACAACTTTCTTCATGTTCCCTAAGTTTTTTCTCTCCTGGCTTCTTGCTGGACTAGTTTGAACATCTGAGTTCCCTAGCTTGAGAAGCAATGTGGATTTTTAGGCATGAAAATGgtttcaattaaaaatacaacCTTCCTTATCCTTGGTTTCTCATCATGGAATTGCAATTTCTACTTCACAGTATACTTGCAAAGATTATCTAGTATAGTCCTAAGAGTATACATTCAAATATGAGTTCCCTTCCTTCTAACAGTTGGAGCACAGCCTATCTAGGTGAGACTAAAAATTGTAAtgcaggctgggaacatggcctagtggcaagagtgcttgactcgtatacatgaagccctgggttcgattccccagtaccacatatatagaaaatggccagaagtagcgctgtggctcaagtggcagagtgctagccttgagcaaaaagaagccagggacagtgctcaggccctgagtccaaggcctaggactggcaaaaaaaaataaattgtaatgCAAATTCTGACCATTTTATGAGGAACAGGCTCCATTTAAAAATGCAGTGATTGAAGGCTACCCTGgtagcttatgcttgtaatcctggctactcaggagaatgagatctgaggatcaaagtttaaagccaccTGGAACAGACAAACCTAagacttatctttaattaatcaccaaaacaagccagaagtggaattatggctcaagtgaaagagtgttagtctcaagcaaaaaaattcagggacagtgcccaggcccccctgagttcaagcctcaggacagacacacacacacacacacatacacacacacgcgcgtgcgcaattatcaaacactttttttctCCATCCTTAATCAAATGGCACAAAAGTATTTTGGAAAAGGTACAAACTCAAATAAAATGCCTTTCCTCAAAGACAAGGCAAGTTCAATTTATAGAAGCAGATTTCAAcaataaataagagtctcaagaggcTCATTCTTCACAAGGACACTAGAAAGTCTCTACAAATCTCAGTAAAGAAGCATATCACTTACATCAAATAAGTTGTCTTGTTCAACTGGCTTCTGGAAAGATTTCTCTGGTTTGTGGGTTTTCTTTGTACCCCCTCGGGGGAAACTTTCCTCGAGGGTTGCCATGTTTGGTCTCctaaaaataatgcaaataatAATGATTAGATGTAGCATGAATAGCAAGCATGCTTCCTAAAGGCTATGATCATTGGGCAAGACAATCTTCTAGCAAGAAGCTAGACAAGGTACAGAACTATGACCTCAATGGTTCAGATGTCTGGCTCctgttaattcatttttcatcttTCCAAAGTGATCTGCTCCAAAACTACAAACCTTCcttcaggaaaaggaaacaaggtAGGAAATACTCATTAAGTAAGGTCTTTACATCAGAGATACACTAATGAATATATAAACCCTTACTTTCAACTCAACATTTTAGAAGGTAAATCAAGAACATAAACAAACTTAAAATAAATAcgaggctggcaatatggcctagtggtagagtgcttgcctcatgtacacgaagccctgggttcgattcctcagcaccacatatatagaaaaaagcccgaagtggcactgtggctcaagtggtagagtgctagccttgagcaaaaagaagccagggacagtgatcaggccctgagttcaagccccaggactggctaaaaaaaacaaaataagcaaaaaaaaaaaacaccttaaaataCAAACCAGCTTATAAACTATAAACAAAAAGGGAGTTTCAAAAGGAAGATGTTTTTAAACTAAATGTCAAAGGAGTTGCATAGATATAAAAGCAATGTGAGAAACAGtaatgtgaaaaaagaaaagtcaattatttcaataaatatactTATCGAACAATTATTCAAAGACTTAACTATTGCCTTTCTTTGAAGAATTACTCAACCTACCACATAGAGATTAAAACATAAttgatggggctgggagtatggcttagtggtagagtgcttgcctagcatgcatgaagccctgggttcaattccttagtaccacataaacataaaacctgagctgtggcttaagtggtagagtgctagccttcttttgttttgttttgtttttgccagtcctggtgcttggactcagggcctgagcactgtccctggcttctttttgctcaaggctagcactctgtcacttgagctacagcgccacttctggccgttttctatatatgtggtgctggggaatcgaactcagggcttcatgtatgtaaggcaagcactcttgccagtaggccatattctcagccctccttgacttcttttatctcaaggctagcactctgccacttgagccacagcgcctcttctggccgttttctatatatgtggtgctggggaattgaacccagggcttcatgtatatgaggcaagcactcttgccactaggccacattcccagccctagagtgctagccttgagcaaaagctcagggacaatgccaggtgctgagttcaagccccaggactggcaaaaaaaaaaaaaaaaaacccacaaaaaccccACATAATTGGAGGTAATATTAAAGACATGTTGGACTTTATGTGGAAGATACTAAATTACAATATATAGCTTATGTTTATTTTGCAAGTCAAAGATTTGCATAAGGGAAGTAACAGAACAGTAATTAGAAAACTACCGTATTCTCAGGGACTCAGAAAATGGAGAATGGGAGGATTTTGGTTTGTGACCAGCCCAAACAAACCGCCTAACAGCTCTAAACAACACCGgctcccacgccccccccccccccccgccaaatctAATCAACCTAGCATGCCAGTCAAATCTCCAGGGAAGatggacagcctgggcaaaaactacAAGGCCCTATTTGAAAATTAAAGCAAGAAAATAGATGTGGGcgtggctctgagttcaggcttcagtaaagaaaatggaaagaaagctaTACTACTTGAAGCTATACATTTGGAAGGGAAAAGAATGTAAGCAAGCACATTCGAAAGGATCCAAATGAAATACAACGGGGAAATCATGAGAACTAGAACTAGGTATAAATGAGGACGGAAGACAGGTGTTGGTTCTGAGAGATGCTTTGTGAGTAAGGAAGGATCTAGGAGAGTTTGAGACCGTATAAGACGTGACAAGCGAGGGGGAATTTAGGATTTCGCATCAAGTAGAGAAAGGTGTTTGTTTCACAGAAACAGGAACGTTTAAGCGCAAGCGGTCCAATGTGCTGGGATTCCAAACCCTTTCGGACCAGAGGAAGCGGAGGGTCCAAACGTCACGGCGAGGGGCAGAGAAGGGACTCGCGCTTCTACCggaggaaaaaatgggattagaGACACGGGACCTCACACCGAGAGGATGCCGGGGCAAGGGGGCCCTGGTTCTGGAGGAGACCTAAGAACAAAAAAGTTTCCAGACTTCTTGTTTGCGTCCCTTCACTCACCCGTACCAGGACGCCGGCGTCTCACTAACCCGGAGCCCAGGCTGTAAGCTTCTCACACGCGGAGGGAGACCGGCGGCACCTAGCGCTCCATGCTGCTCTTCCGGAAATTGGGGCACTTCAGTCCCCTACTTCCGTTGTCTATCAGCCTGCTCGGCTGCGTGGAGACCGGAAGCGGAAGGGCGGGACTTAGAACTCTATCCAATCAGCGCAAGAGAACGAGTCTTTTAGTCCGTTGGATGCGGGAGGCGGGGGGCAGGCGACCTCCTTCCGGTTAGGCCGAGTCTGTGTCTCCGTGGGTTGAAGGACGTCGGCCTCCGAATTTGTGACTTTGGCAAAGGTAGGTGTGCAGAGGGGTTCTCGGGCTCGGACCTCGCGCCTTGGCTTTGAGGAGCAGACTTAAAACTGACGGTTTCGGATCCGATGAACACCGCGAGTTCTTCGCTGGGAATGAGGACGTAGGGATCGGTGAGGGACCGGAGAGGCAGAGAAAATGAGGGTCGGGGCCCGAAGGGCTGAATGACCTCAGACCTCAAAACTCGCCAGGTTCCCAAAGCCCCTTAGATTGTGATTtgtagtggagagagagagagagagagcgagcgagcgaaagagagagaatgagaatcacGAATGGCGTTCCCCAAGGTCACTCTGACTGAATTTTGGACCAGAACTCGTGCTTCCGATTCCATCGCCGGCCGGTGGAGCCTCCTTAGGGGTGAATGGCCCGAGCGGCTGGCTTCCCACGACCAGGAAGATGGCAGCCTGGCCGCCTTTAGCAAGCCCCAGCCATCGTCCAAGTGAGAGTGACGCCTGACTCGGCCGCACACCGTCCGTGGGTTCGATTTCAGTATGTAGGGTGATCAGCGGGAAGAAAAGCTTTTCCTTAGAGGAATCTAGAATAGTCTGTATATATATTTAGGCTCTAAACGCCTTGACGCGCGAGAGATCGTTCCTGGTCTCAGAGCgtctctctttgtcttttacCTCTACCAAGTGATCTCACTTCCCCGGGTAAATAGATGTTGAATGAGATGGGAGAATAGCAATGACAGAAGACCTAGCTACTGCAACTGGCCACCATTGGCCTTTATTGAAACGCCATTTCACAGGCAGATATGGGCATGGGGAGATTGGTTGTATTTAATAGTGGTTAGCGGCTTAGAAAAGGCGGCGCTTTATTAGCGGCCATACTGGTATACGTGTTGTGAGACTGAAGCTGGAGGATCGAGAATGGGATGCTATAcccagaccctgtctccaaaatatAAAGacctggaaacaaacaaaaaacagcggAAGCCCTATCTACTTAACTTACTAGAAGGTTGCTACCTAATATTAAATCACAAGTATAAGTCTTAGgtgattttcctccttccttaataTATCTTAAGAAAACCAAATTATAATTCACTGATCCTGAGGGCACTGATAACACAATCTGTCCTGATCTTAGGCCTGATCTTTGTCCTGGTCTTTGGTGAAGGGTGTAGACTTAGATTTAGGCTTTCACCGTTTTATTATTAGCAACATCCCACTCCTCCCTATCCCAGCCTCTGTTGAGTCCTTTAAGACCCATACTAAATTTCAATTCCTACACCATGTCCTTTCCTGAAGTTGGAATTAGTCATCTGTGGAATATTACAAACATCAGCCTTCCTGCAGTATTATATAAACTAGAGTGAAATTTAAAGCACTATAATGTTGTTTTAGTTGGACACTACAACCTCCTAAAGTTTAGGACTTTAATGAGTTGACAAAGGCTCATGAATTCTAAAATTGAAACCTGTTTTCTGTTGAAGCCTTGTTTCCTTATTAAAGTATCAGTATCATGAAATGAATAAGAATATGTATAACTTTAGTAGTTTAGTAAGATGAATTAGTAAGATAGAAGAAGTACATCATGaaggtttctgtgtgtgtgtttgtgtacgtgtgtgtgtccattcatctatccatccgtctacctgtcctgggatttgaacccaggtcctatggcactgtctttgagcttttgctcaaggctgccactctgccacttgagccatagctccacttccaactttttggaagTTCGTTGAAGATACGAGtcccctggactttcctgcctgggttacctttgaaccttgatcctcagcctcctgagtagctaggattgcaggtgtaagccaccagcaccctgcctgAAGGTTCATTTAATGGAGATTGTGCTACTTTGGCTAGATTGGCCAGTGGCTGTAAAGAGTCCTAAGGAAGTTTGGATTTCCTTTCTTGTTCCAAGAACCTTTTTGACAGTATCCTGAATTAAGGTCtcaagtttttattgtcaaatctTCCCACATGAAATGTCTCTGAAGGTTGTAAAATAATGAACAGAGTAAGAGTTTCCATAACAACAACTCCCCTTACTGttctctccttccatttccttagaacgTTCCTGGAAAGTCCAAGCTCCACCAGACCTCCTTGTAAGCACATATACCAATTTTCAACTGTTATTTTGATgactttttttaaagatatgtcCACtagttctttttctcttcttggtgGTACTAGGATTGAACCTTAGAGACGTGTGCTCACAAAAGCAAGTACTCGATCATTAgaaccatgtccccagcccttgtgctttgttgttgttgttttgttggttttttttttagtaccaTCAATTAGTTGTATCAAGGGTAttcattttaacatgtccatttatgaatgcagtgtatcttggtcagagtTGCTCTGCCATCCCCTcccctttcattattttaataggGTCTTACCATTATGCACAGCTCAGCCTGTACCTTGAtcatcctatttatacttcctactCGGATAGAATGACAGGCACCTGTCGTCGTGTCCAGCTttttgtatgcaaggcaagcactctaccgctaatccatattcccaacccctatgtccaggtttttgttgttgttgttgaaatgaGGCCTTGAGAACTTTTTACCCAGGTAGTCCTTGAGCTTCAGTCCCCGATTttggtcttttgagtagctaagaatagtGAGTTATGGCATGTGGCCTGTTATCTCAtagtaaaaagaaatacatgccTTTATAAAGTACATGCACTTAATTTCTCTTAAAATTTGCTATATATCACgttttatttttagtcttttttttccatttccattattGTGGCTTCTTCTTAACTTTAGTGTGCATTGAATTTAGCCGTAGACCTTATTGAAATAGATAGCTGGGCCCCAGAGTTTCTTATTCAGTAGTAGACCTATGGTAGGTTTTGAGAAGTTGCATTTCTAATTACTTTCTGGTGAAACTGATGGTGCTAGTCTAAGGGCCAGATTTTGAGAATGATTGACATGTTCTACATCGTCCAAaaatgggattttaaaaaaatatttaacattatttGGAGACAGACCTCTTTCCATGTTATACAAAGAtctttgcatattttatttctctcattggAAACCACTGCTTATCAGCCTTGATAAGGGGTTTTAGTTTTTCCAGTTTTTATCTTTTATGAACAGTATTTCAGTGACATTGTATGAAGCATATAATGTATTTCTACCTTGTAATACTCCTGGACAAAAGAACCAGCTAGGTAGACGAGATTACTACATAATTTGCTAGATACAGTCGGGCACAGGTgattcacatctttaatcctaggtactcaggaggctgggatctgaggatcttagttcaaagcctacccaggccatgaaactcttatctccaattaaccaccagaaaatcagaagtggcactgtggctcaagtagtagagctctagccttgagctgaagagctcagggacagcatccaggtggagttcaagccccctgactgaccaaaaaaaaaaaaaaattgctatataCTTTAGGAAGACTTACAAGTTTACACTCCAAGCAATAGAGAATTCTAAGACCTAAGTTAATAATATTGCTTGTTATAATTTCATTGTGCCAGTTTGATAGTTAAATTGCCAGTccattttacattaaaatattttatctattttgatGAGAGTAATAATCCCAGATTCCCTACCATCAATGGCTTCTATCAATTCCTTTTAATAAATgatcccttctcccctctcccatgGAAGTCCTAAGTTATTTAtgataagaaaatttaaagagggctgggaatatgacctagtggtagagtgcttgccttgtatacatgaagccctgggttccattcttcagcaccacatatatatagaaaaagctggaagtggcactgtggctcaagtggtaaaatgctagccttgagcaaaaagaagccagggacagtgctccagccctgagttcaagcctcaagattggcaaaaaaaaaaaagaagaaaatttaaagaaagtaGGATTGTAAGTCATTTTGTTTAGTGGTCACTTCTCTGAGATTACAGTTTGGGAAACATCACAAGTTTCAACTTTGAAGTAGTCTGGAAAGTAATTCAATGTGGATAGTCCGAAATGAAAACTTTAAGCTACACTACACCCAATAGAATCACCCTAGTGATTCTTGTTCTTATCTTATGCTGAGTGATTTGACCTTTCCTGGAAAATCTAAAATAACAACCAGGGTAAACTCCTAGTTCCAAAAATTACTTATTCTATAACAAGACTTTTCTACTATCTTCTTGCAATGCTGTGTTAGGTGAAATACAGTTAAAAATTACAAGGTTATATATAGTGGTATTGACTaaactaaaatttgaaaaaacctTTTATTTTGCATCCAAACCAAtttattgttgctttttttctttaagattgaCATCATGGCAGGTGTAGAAAATGAAAGCCAATTCCAGTTCACTGGTATTAAGAAGTATTTCAACTCCTACACTCTCACAGGTAGAATGAATGTAAGTATTAAGTTGTTATATTTTAGAATGTAGATATAACAATGACtcttcctaactttttttttcccttcccagtGTGTACTGGCCACATATGGAGGCATTGCTCTGCTGGTCTTATACTTTAAGTTAAGGTCAAAAAAGACTCCAGCTGTGAAAGCAACATAAAGGGTAaggaattttaagtttttaactgGCCCTTTTAATTAGTTTTTCTTCCCAACAGTTTACTATAAAAGTCAATGCAAGCACTGGGTGCAACAGCATACATCTACATAATCCTACCTTTTAGGAGATAGAGATGGGAGGGTTGCAGTTAAATAAATAGCTAACCTGTTAACTTGTTAATATTTCGTGTGTATATGTTGGACTTAAACTTGGCacctaagtgctgtccttgagcttttctgctcaagtctagtctactccctcttgagccatagctccacttccagattttttggggggagggttatttggagatgagtctcgggGATTTCCTTGCTTAGAGTTGgcttcagatcagcctcctgaatagctagggttataagcatgagccactagcacccagaagctgctttttgttttttgccattcctggggcttgaactcagggcctgagcactgtccctggcttctttttgctcaaggctagcactctaccacttgagctgcagcaccacttcagctttttctatgtatgtgttggaggaatcaaactcagggcttcatgtatacgaggcgaa is a window of Perognathus longimembris pacificus isolate PPM17 chromosome 2, ASM2315922v1, whole genome shotgun sequence DNA encoding:
- the Atp5mk gene encoding ATP synthase membrane subunit K, mitochondrial, which translates into the protein MAGVENESQFQFTGIKKYFNSYTLTGRMNCVLATYGGIALLVLYFKLRSKKTPAVKAT